Below is a genomic region from Lemur catta isolate mLemCat1 chromosome 15, mLemCat1.pri, whole genome shotgun sequence.
CATAAAATGTTTCCAGATGTCACAGCTGGGATGAGCCTGACACAACAGTTGatcctcttcatttttgtttaaataaatgagaaaattaaggtgCAGTGGCATGGAGTGATTTGTGCAGGACTTCATCATTCGTGGCCAGATAAAAGCTGCTCACGAGATTACCCGCAAGCACGGGGTTCATCATCAGGGCAGAGGAAGAGCCAGTGAATCTAAAGAACATCATAAAGGAAAGGTAGGATCAAGACGAGGATGGGTTTCACAGTCACGGTCCCCTTCAAGGCATCTGTAAGTACGAAGTGCCATGTTAGTCTGATGATTACACGATCGCGTCATTTACCAGCATGACTGTGTCCCCAGACTCACACAGGAAGTGCAAGGAGACCAGGAGAGCTGCTCCGGGAGGTGACAGCGTGGGAGAACGGCAGACCCAGCACAGGTCTAGACACCTAGAAGACGGCGTCGTGGCAATAGCATAAATAAGGGACACAACAGGAAAGATGATGAAAATCAGGCTGGAGGAACTGGAATAAGAGTCCGTTAAACAGTGAAGGCACCACAGGAATGAACAGAAATGAATGAGGAGAGCCAGGCTGGTGAGAAAGCCGGGGGCAGACACGAAGGAACGGTGAGGGAACACACCATGGGCATGGTTACCAGGCGGGAGATTTGCAGCTTCAGTTAGGAGACAGGATGAGGCTGGTCAAAACAGATCTGCTTCCAATTCTCCCCTGTGTTCATTATATATGGCTTGGGCTAGTAGAATTTATCATCCCGTGGATACAGAACTTTTTATTAATGGCCTCATCAAATAGCAGGGGCCAAAGAGTCTGAAAAAGAGCCATTATTTATGGCTGGGGGAAGAGGCGCTAGGTGTGTTCAATACGGAATCACTTTACAGCTGGAAGCCAGTGCCGAGTGGGATTTTTGCATTTCAGCAGGCGGAAGGGGTAAGAAAGCTACATCCACCAGAAAGTGTCAAATGCCATGTGCCCAGAGGCTAGTGAGGAagtgatttttctcaaaagagaaCTTTTCCTAAAGTGGAAAGGCACAATCTGAGAAACGGCAAAGAAGGCCAAAGCAGGTGGGATAAAGACCAAgcactttgaaatgaaaaagaaggtaTAATTTGGGGGACAGATggttacaaaaaaggaaaaataacaattagAGGTTctgttgaaaagaaagaaatatgaaaaaagatgtAAGATAACGTTTGACATAAGGATTTTGATACAGGAAAATATTAAAGGGTAAATGTTTActcagaagagaaatgaaataaaatcaagaaggatggaaagaaaaatgctgaAGAGATTTTTGTGAGTGATTCAGTCGCGGGGAAGCTGTGGGGTTTGTTAGAAGTAGGAAGGAGCTATAACAGaccatataaatttttttaatctacaaagaaagaaaaagaaagctattcGAATCTAAAGTAGGTTAAAATATGCTTTGAATCATTCTACATAAAGGTAGGTATTACTATTATAGAATATTAGCTGAACTTTTTATAATGAAGAACAACTGATCTGGGATTTAAGAGTAAGATCAagtaatttgaaataaaacttaGGTTTGACTATAAAGGTATCAGTTGATAGTACTTAATCAAAAACTCTTGTTCCCTCTGAACAATCGCAGTGAAATGACTATAAAGTTTCCTAGCTTCCTACTGTTCTCTGGCTGACCAGCTGTTGCTGGCTTGAAATAAAGAAATCTGAGCTTCGATAAGGCTTTCTGGGAAAACAGGTGGGAGAAAAATGCCATTGCCCAGACCAGAGGCGACGACCTTTCAGATGTGAAAGGCCAAGTTGCTGCCCCTGGCCGTCCAGGTCGATGGGGAGGGGTGAGGCACGGGGAGCCAGGTGAGTGCCCTTGCACCAACACCTCCGCCTCCTGTCTCAGACGTGCCCCTGTGCTTCCACATTCGGTTTCATCCATCTTCCTTTGGGCCCTTGTTTCCTGACGTGAGTACTCTTGGGGAAAGTTAAACCAATTTGACCTTCATCTCTCCAGGTATCTCGTCAGATATTCAGACTGCTTCTCCTAGACCTGAAGCTGAGAGCCCTAGGTGAACTGCAAGGTTTTCCCCAGGAATCTGAGGTAGGAAATGGACATCACCAAGTATGGTGCACTTGAAGAGAGGAAACAACTTAGAACAGCAGAGGCTGGGATACCAAAGGTCACTGGTCACAGGAGGACATGGCAGAAGGCACCAAAAAGTGAGGAAAGCATGGaggtggaaggtgggagggggaagacaCATGACTCCTATTTGCAATGAAGGCCAGCCCCAGGGGTAGGAAACAGCGTAGGTTTACTATAAAGCGGCTTTGGAAGACACCTGGAAGCACACGGACCATAGCTGGCTGATGTGTGAAGTGGAGAGCCGAAAGCCCTCTTAGGAATAATCAAAATTAGCACCAAGCTAGAAATCTAGCGTAGTCATGCACCATCCAGGCAGAGCTAATGAAGGACACTGTATCTCACCCTATCCCATCCTCCAAATTCACCTAAAATATCATACGCAGACATTTGGGGATGAAAAGGACTCACAACAGAGTGTGTGTTCCCTATTTATTGTCGTCTTTTGACAGTCAAACTAGAGGAGAGTACGTTGCTGAGCGTATAGCTATTAACAGAACACAACCAGCAGTTGGAaattgaactaaaaaaaaaaaaaaaaacagggttaTAGCCTGAAACATACTAACCCTTCCTAATATCCCACAATGGATCCATATATTagaagtaatttcaactttcagttttatttcctcctgGCATAACtaaaatccattattttattactttgtgtATAATGTTGCACTGCCTTGTAATTTTCCCAAATTCAgcctttttcaaattttaaagggAAGGCCTGTCATGCCAGCATTCCATTATGTAACAAACAGGTTTATAATTTTCCTGTTCACGTTCTTCTTCCATATAATTGAGGCTCAGTGCAAACCCGTTTGCACGTTGGTGAAGATATTTCAAGGACCATGAGTTCTATGATAACATTGATGCTTCCCCCACAGGGCTTGAGGTTTGGGTTTTGAAAGTGCCACTTTTCTTCAGTCATTATGGGACACAATAGTTGAATAAGGaggattttttatttctacacCAAGGCTTGCATTGGACTGAATCTCAGCaacatttttcctatgtttgGGAACCACAAGCTCTTCTCCGATTCTATGAAAATTATGCACAAAGTTCTGGGGTTCCTAGGATAAGTGGCACTAGGAATGTGCTTTCCTTTGCTATTACTCAGCAACTAAAGGCTATTTGTAACCATAGCATATCCATTTAAATTTAGCTGTTTAACAGAAATGGAGacatttacttttctctctaGGCACTTTGGTTTTGTCAGGTGACAAGAAATACTGTCACGGCCCTGTTGTGGAGGCAAATTGAAATTGCAAGACTTGAACTTGAAAGAGcctttagaaatgttttattggAATGTTATTTTTCCACCTGAAGCTGACTGATGCCGCTTCTCAGAAATGCAATTATCCATTTGTTACAAGATGCTCCTTTATCTCTGTTGTAAAAACCACTTCAATTCCCTTTAGCACTCCTCTTGGCAAAGCACGACATTAAATGTTGATCTGTTTATTATCATGCAGCCACTcgttagagagagaaagaaaggtttGCAAGAGAAAAACTAGAATGGTGACTAACGGAATGATCAGCCCAGCATTAATTAGAATCTGGCTTTTAGACCTGGTGAGACACACACTAGCTGTGACTGATTCACTTTCTCTTAAGCCAGGAACCTCAGCACGACTGACATCTTGGTTGGAACCATTCTGTGTTATGGGGTCTCTCCCGTGCATTCCAGAATGTTTAGCACGAGATGCCAGGAGCACCCCACACTACTCAACCTTTgagacaaccaaaaatgtctccggACATAGCCCTGGGACACAAAGTCACCTTTTGTTGAGAACCACCGTCTTAAGCcttagttccctcatctgtaaagtggaactAAGGAGAGTAGAGAGCTGCTGTTGTTGGTTTAAGGTGAAATAATGCATTTGAAAGGGTAGTCCAGGTGAAtatagcattattattttatagacatGTGTTTATTCATACATTAGACTTAAGATGTCTTCATCGGGAACAGGAGATTCAGCAGGTCTCGGCTGGCAGAATGTGATGAGAATGTTTAGGAGAAATGTATCCcgtttctcaactgtaaaatcaAGAGTTAAGAATTCACAGACACACCAATGTTTTAAACCCCTGTATAACCAGCTAAAGAAAGGATTTGAGTGCCAAATGGGGATGTGATCCAAATTACCATTAAGGTTTATTCTAGCTTTGAAGAtcctttgaaaatatgaaaattagagTGGGATGAATACTTCTAGAATAATAAATACCCATGCTCTAGAAGCTCATTAATCTCCaattattagaataaaattaacTTCCCCCAAAAGTGTCTAAGTTATTTGGAGAATGTATACACTGTAGGTGTGACCTCAGAAGCAAACTGCTCAGAATGAAGCTGTAGATCTTTTTTGGATATTCTGTTTGAAAGACAACGCTTTATAAGAAAAGTGAAGGGGTTGGTAGGCATGGCTTTGGAGCAGACAGCTCAGAGGAAGGATGGCTAAGATGTTCCACTCAAGATCAAAGCCTGTTGCTTGGTGTAGCTCAATGGACAAAATAAATGTGAAGCCAAGTCCATGCACAGCAAGAATGAGCACCACATAGGggcagaaatgaatgaatattccTGTCCTGGGGGAAACTTAAAGAATACTGACTCTAGATCTTTATACATTTCACTTCTAACACGCTTAGGAAGTCGTAGAAGTTTGAAGGTTTTCCTGGAGTGTTTCTGtagtcattaattttttaaataatttgaaaaaaactaCCTATGTGTAAGAAGAGATTATTTATACTCAAttctgttcttttattatttcttccacaCAAAAAATGAAGGTTGCTGAATGCAGCTGTTAAATGGAGTTGTTTCTTTGTGCAAGCCACTTTTGCATATTGCCAAGCAAACACTTACAAAAGAATCAGAAGGACAAACAGAATGAGTTAAGAGAAATGATGAGAAGTATTTAAAATGAGTATCTTGTTGCAGCTAGTGATGATTGAAGTAGAACAAAACATTGGGAAACTGAGGGCACAGACTTGAAGGAAATCAACTGGAAAAAGGCAACCTGGATTTACTTAACTTCTGTAAATGCAATATTAACAAATAAATCCAAAGGTTTGGAGCAATGACAAAATATCTAAAAACTTAagattttttcccttcattttaatCCTGTGTTAGGCTTCTTGAGAATTATTTGTATCACCTGATGCAGCATCTATGACAAATGCAAAATTGTACTGCATATTTTAGAGCAACTTTAGTTTCTTTTGATTGACAACATTGGAgatgaaaaagaatattattttagagtgtctggtcttttaaattttggcaGATAAAGAAAACTTCCATGAAATAGGAGACATTTTCCCCTTGGGTATAAATCTGTAATAAAATGTTGCTGACAGActaattataaatgttttatatattttgtgcatATGTGATCCTCTCTAAACCAATTTAATTCCCATTAATGCTAATCTTGTTAATACCCACTCGGAGAGGAAAGAAATACTCTTAATAAACTATTGATTTATTTGAGCGATTTAAATAGGGGATGGAAGGAACAGACAGCAGAAGAGGAAAAGCCACCATTTTACTCACATCTGCATTTCCcagaatattttccaaatactgATGAACATTAGGTTATAATTGGTATGAATGGGAAATGGGGAAAAAGTAAAGTGACAAAGTGACAGTCCTCCACCCAtcaaaaaaacttatttttttttttttagtattagcTCCAAGGTTAGAAGTGAGATATAAAAAAGGTAGacttattttcttagaaaaaagttaaagaaaaatgagattcaCACTTATATGAGTATCTTATCTTGCCCTATTCCTAGCGTGGCTGCCTATCTTATCCTTATACTAGAATCTAATAATTTCTCTCAGATTCAATCAAGCATCAATCAGTCAAGATTTACCTGTCTCAGGGTACTTTAATCAGCCAAGAGCCAAGATTGGGTGGTGCCCAAGTCTGCCTGGTTTCCTTGAACACCCTCTAATGAGACTGTGTGCCGTCAGGGGTAACCTGGAACTTAGAAAGCAATAGAAaactctctctgtcccttttcaGATCATCTAACAACTTGCTAACCATGTCCAAAGGTGCAGATGTCTTACTTCCCATTCTCCTGGAAAAAGTGGCATGAAAGAGGAAACAAGTGGAAGACGGAGTTTTGTCCAGGGTCCGCCATCTGGCCTTAAAATAAGTCATTTAATttccctgagactcagttttccttatctgtaaaagggggataATAATTTCTACCTACTATGCTCTTATACCACATAGTAGTTTAAGGatcaaaaaatgtatttgaaagcaCTATGAAAACTGTGAAGTAGTGTACCTACGTATTATGAACTGggaaatgatttaagaaaaaggcacaggaaaaaaaggagaaaaacataagGGTAGATACCAGTTTTATCAGGGCCTTGTAtttaaacagagagagagagagagagagagatgtttacCCTCaggattttcttaaaatgttttaatggcAACTGATGCTTATACTTTATGACTGGGTATATAGAACacaaagtaaaaagtgaaaattgaAAGTATTTTAGATGagtgaagtttttcttttctgtttatccAAATGTTTGGTATTGATTATACATTAAGATGGGACGGGTGGGGGGCAAGAATGATCTCTTaacattcattgaaaaaaatactgaaacaaaTACTTTGAGCACAAATATTAAACTGTCTTTTCTCTACCGAttggtaaaaaaatatattatattttgatattttttctctttaaattatatCGTTAGCCATCCCAGCCGAAGTCGTGCCCGGTCATCTGGTAGAACTTGCGGTTGAACGGCCGGTAGAAGTCGCGCAGCCTGCGCACCACCTCGCCGTCGATGGCCGGGTGCGTCCGGCCCTTGGTCTTGCCCAGGCAGTGCGGCCGGCTGCTGCCCTCGGCCTTCTTCAGGCAGGGGAAGCCCTTGGTCTTGTTGAAGTAGAAGTGCTTGTCCGTGATGATCCTCTTGAGGCCCAGGAAGTCCTGCACGCGGCCCAGCTCGCCGGCCGGGTCGCTGATGAGCCGCTCGCCGCTCACGAAGAGCATCTGGCCGAGCGGGAAGTGGCGCAGCCAGTGCTCCAGGTGCTTGGCGTAGATGCCGATCTGGATGGCGCTCCACGACGTGTCGATGAGGCCGGCCGTCCTGTTCCTGAACGTCAGGCTCTCGAAGCTGGGGATGTCGGGCCGCTTGGACAGCGTCTGCGTGTAGTCCGAGATGGCTCTGGTCACCGGGTCCCGCACCACCACGATGAGCTTGGTGTCCTTGGACATGGCCGAGATGCGCGCGGGCGCCTCCCGCGTCACGAAGTAGCTGGGCGTCTTCTCCATGGTGATCTGCCCCTCCAGGGTCCTCGGCATCAGGTCCCTGGGAAGAGCAAACAGACCAGAGCGGGTCAGACGCTCGCGCCTTTTGGCCGCACCTCCCAAGGTCGACGCTTCTAATCCCGGCTCCCTCTTGCTCCTGCGAGCAGCCGCGGACACGTGCAAAATGGCAAGCAGGATGCTAGAGCTGAGCGGTGGGTTAACATCCCAGCTGCAGTTTGGAGGGGACGCCCTCCACCCGAGACTTGAAGGCACCTTCACGCAAGGCAGAAAGAGCAAGAGCGTTTCTCTAAGATCCTCCTGTGGGTGTCTGAGAAAAGCAAGAAGGCATGTCAGAGCCTGAAGAATGAGCGACTTTCCGATTTACCTGGAGAGCTCATTCCAGGGAGAGGCCGTGCAACATACAGTCTGCAGCCAGACTGCTTGAGTTGCGATTTTAGCTCTCCCACTTGCTGACCGTGGAAAAGTCGCATAACCGCTCTGCACCTCAGGTTCCTCGTGTATTGAATGgagaataataatattacctaTATCTCATAtgattgttgtgatgattaaatgagttaatgtaccTCAACAGCTTAGAAAACTGCCTAGCACCCAATAAATACTatgttaacatttaattttttgattattattaatCCACAATGATAGAAAATTACCTTGGTCAAATTCTTTAGGTGAATTAGAATATTGTCATAAACATAATTATACTGCTATGAGCTAGCATTAAAGGTGAGCCCTTCCTGTAGTTTTCTTATAAACTAAGcaattatatttaacatattatcaTAGCATATTATTATACACAAAATACTTATCTTCATAATTCTTGATAAATTTTCCAGTAACAAACAATACATTAAATAATTCACCTTTTATCTAATGATTTAAAATGCCATCATTATCATAGGCTAAATATTTTGGTTCCTTTCTACATTGGCCCAATTATAAGTTATTATCATGTTATAATGTATTTTCATGTATGCCAAAGTAAATCCCGACTCCCTACTGTTCAACCTGTTCTTGACCATTCCTGTCTGTTTATTCTTCCTGATGAATGGTAAATCATTTAGTTGTGTTAAAAACAATCCCACTGGAATCTTGATAAAGCAGATATTGCTTCTCTGTTCAAGCATGCTTTCCTACTAATGGGCTTCAAGCTAAAGTAtgagcaggagagagaaaacCTATTTGTTCTTCCAACCTAAGCGGACTGCCATTAAATGCACTATTTATTACATACATTTTCCAGAACTAAGGCATTATCTTTCTAATTCCAAATTTTGTAAGAAATATAATAGATATGGCTTGGATCAATAttaaagtaaatgtatttttagacTTTATTACAATGACAATGTATTTTGTCCTTTGATCTATGGATAAAAAGAATCAAACTTCTAAATATTCTTATATTGGATTCACTTTTATTCTTGGAATAAACTCCTTTTGGTGATGgcatattattcttttaatataccATGCTAAACTTGATTagtcattattttgttttggagTTTCCATCCATATTCATAAATGAGACATTCCTGTAGTTTTTCTCTCGTTCAATAGCTTAATAAATTGTTAGAATATGAGTAATTCCATGAAGAAAATGGGTTgagaaatgtttcatatttttctgtatcctatagaaatttaaataaaaatataattttctattcctTCAGAGTTTGATGGGAATCACCTTCAAAGCCATCCAATACAGGCACTTTTGGGAGTGAGGGTAGCAAGTGATGTGTGATCTTCaaatatcttttcactttcttgtacTCGTATTGGTCTAGTGTAATCCTCTGCCTTGTCTTATGTCAATTTTGGCAATTAatacttttctaaaaatcatCCAGTGAATAGCTACAGTTATAATTATATCcctataattttgtgtttttgtctttctttctgccttttggttAGATTGTCTTTTCTAATTCATTGATTTCATTTTAGCTTTCTTAATGTCCTcccccttatttatttttttagctatgCTATGTTGTTCTCCTTCAAACGGATTTCACTGAGTgcttgcttcatttattttcaactgCTGTTCTCCAGTAGTAAAAGCATTCTGAGGCTGTTATTTTCCCTCTAAGTATAGACTGGTCAAATTCTGTAAGTTTTGACACATACTGTTGTCATTGTCATAACTTTGTGGACATTTAGTAATTTCATTTTGTAATTCTGATTTCCCTTTTGATCCAGGCATTATCTAgggttgtatttatttttaattatgatgttgatttgttatttttgttcatGATTTTGTGGTTAGTTTCTATTTTGCATTTGTAATAAAAGGGCAGGCTTTGTGTACTGTGAATTTGCCTTTGTTGACTCCCTACAGTTCTACCCCACCTACACTATTTGCTGACTACATATATTGGGAACAAagtcaaacatacacaaaagtagaaaaaaatggaaaatgaatctTAAGTACTTTACATCCAGCTTCCAAAATGCATAACTGATGGCAAATTCCATCCATAAACCTGCCCCTTTCTACTCCCCCGCCAGACCAACTAGATTATTTTAAAGTCAGCTATAGACATCATATAAATTGATTTGTCAATATTCGGCTCCCATCTGCAGTATATCTGGCACAAATTCTTTAGTCTTTGTGGCAATCTGGTGGCACTGAGGCTCCCTTAGTTTTAATGATGTTGGGTTTTCTCCTATTATTGTTTTCTCTGGTAATTTCACTCAGGTTATCGTTGCTTTATGTGGAAGGGAAAGTGATAAGTAGACATTTGACTTTTGCGgctggatttttttattttttaaagaaatttgcaattcctttttcaaaataacttttaacgTACCTTATTCCCCATCCCTTAAATATACCTGAAGGTCTGGGTAAGAGGAAGGGAAGACCGGAGAGTTTGGTGCTGACACAAGGGAGACACTGTCACTGCCACCCGGGCAACGCCGAGGCCACTGCGTGACATGAATCCACAGAACTCATCCCTGGGCGACCCCTATCGCAGAACAGAGAAGCTGGCCAGGCCAACCTAATTTGGAAGAGTGGGTTATACTTGGGTAAGATGAGCCAGGAGGTCTATCCAGAGAGTGTAGGGATTTCGCAGTGAACGAAATCTGATCAAATGTGTGGAAAAGTTTTGAGCTGGGAAAGCAAACACCAAATACACACACTGAAGTGATAAGAagtatttgttgattaaaaaaaaaagtcagcattCCTGTTTCCTTTCCTATAATCTTGGACTATTAACTCCCTTTCCTTGAATTTTGGCtaataaaatagagataacatATTTCACGTGGGAGCTTCTGCTTGGCCTGTCTCTGGGCCTTTCTCAGAGGCTGAAGCTACAGATTGTGCTGGGCCAGAGGAAACGCTGCTAAggcctctggggaaaaaaaaatcccatgttttAAATAATCTTAACAGAGTAGGGAAGAGCACTATCCCAAAGAAGAGGAGTTTGAAGAGGAAACAGCTACAATAGGATTTCAAAAGAAGAACACATTAATGACTGTCACCTGTGACTGACatagcctggggtgggggtggggagtcagGTTTAACTATAAGCTGCCTGAAAGCTACTTTTCGCAAAAAGACAGAAGTGACAAATGAAAATCTTAATGAAGCTTATGTTGTAGAGAATGGTTGCTTTGCAAAAGGACTCACAACAGGATTCCTTAAATTACAATCtccttttaaatttccttatacattttcttattgCAATTTGGGTTTTCATGTTCAAAAAAGTGCTCATCTACTACATAAAACAGAATGTACATGTAAATTAGAACGCTGCATTTCAAAGTGTCTAGCTTGGAAATTGCTCTTCCTTACCAGCATAAGGTACACGCTGGGACTCTGCTCTGTGTAACGGCTTGGGCTCAGAATAGGTAGTGAAAGATCTATGCCAGATTATATAATAAAAGGTTTGTAGACATACCAGAGGTATGTGCAATGAGAAGACACATGAGGTTTGCCTGAAGAAAGGACAGCTGACAGTG
It encodes:
- the HS3ST3A1 gene encoding heparan sulfate glucosamine 3-O-sulfotransferase 3A1 — its product is MAPPGPAGAHPTSAEPLSRNIFRKFLLMLCSLLTSLYVFYCLAERCQTLSGPVVGLSGSGDEAGAPGRGVLAGGPRELAVWPAPAQGKRLLQPQQWRRRRPPAPRDDGDEAAWEEETPGLAGGPGGSGAGSSVAEAPPGTLALLLDEGSKQLPQAIIIGVKKGGTRALLEFLRVHPDVRAVGAEPHFFDRSYDKGLAWYRDLMPRTLEGQITMEKTPSYFVTREAPARISAMSKDTKLIVVVRDPVTRAISDYTQTLSKRPDIPSFESLTFRNRTAGLIDTSWSAIQIGIYAKHLEHWLRHFPLGQMLFVSGERLISDPAGELGRVQDFLGLKRIITDKHFYFNKTKGFPCLKKAEGSSRPHCLGKTKGRTHPAIDGEVVRRLRDFYRPFNRKFYQMTGHDFGWDG